In the Parasphingorhabdus halotolerans genome, CGATGCTGGTTAACCTGCGGTCACCTCCAGCAGTCTGGTCGTACAAAATAACCTATGATGAGAGTCTGGCGCGGTTTTCTCCCGGCGTTTTGATCGAACTGGAAACCATCGCCCTGGTGTTGGGTGATCCAGATATTTCCCGGGCTGATAGCTGCGCCAAACCGGACCATCCGATGATCAATAGTATTTGGGGCGAGCGCCAGACGATTGATCATATAACCATTTCTCTCAAAGGCCCGATCCGCAGATCAGCCTATTACCTGTGCCGCAGTGTGGATCAACTGGGCGCTTTCCTTCGCCGTAAACGGAACCACGACAATGAATAAAATTGCATTCACTCCCGAGACCGTATCGAGCTTTTCTCAAGCCTATCCCGAGACGCCCAATAAACTTCGGCACGACCTGTGCGATCATCCTTTGCTACAGTTACCGGCACTGGTTGATCTGGCAACGCGGCTGCGGTCGGACCATGTCGAACATAATCAGGGCGATCTGCCCATCGGCATCGCACCAGAAGACGTGCCGACACCAGCGCTCGATGTTGCGGAGACTATTCGCTCGATCGAGGAGTCCGGTTCCTGGATGGCGCTCAAGTTCATTGAGAATGTACCGGAATATCATGACTTGCTGATAGAAACGCTCGCCGCAATTGAGCCTGCCGTGCGAGGCAAAACGGGTGCCATGAACAAGCTGGAAGGCTTTATCTTCGTCTCGTCTCCGGGCGCTGTGACCCCGTTTCATTTTGATCCGGAGCACAATATTTTGCTGCAAATCCGCGGGAACAAAGTCCTGACGCTGTTCCCCGCTGATGATGAGAATATAGTCGCCCCGCAGAACCATGAAGCCTTTGCCTATGGTGAGCATCATCGCAATCTCGAATGGCGCGATGAGGTATCGGCTCTTGGAAATCCCATGTCTCTATCGCCAGGAGATGCCCTCTATGTCCCGGTTAAAATGCCGCATTGGGTTAAGAACGGATCCGAAGTCGCAATCTCTCTCTCTGTCACATGGCGTTCGGAATGGAGTGTCGCTGAATCCGACGCGCGCGCCTTGAACGCGCTGATCAGGAAAGTCGGAATCTCACCCACAACCCCGGGACGCTGGCCCGCCAGTAATGCCGGAAAATCCTTGGCTTTCCGGGCACTGCGCAAAGCAGGCGTAACCAAGTTAGCGCGATCACTGCTGAATTGAATCAGTTCGCTGGTTGCGAAGAGGATATTCGCGATCACAAAAAATCCAGAAAATAATGGCTCCCCGAGTAGGATTCGAACCTACGACATTTCGATTAACAGTCGAACGCTCTACCGCTGAGCTATCGGGGAACAGGCTCGATTTAGCGTCGAGACTATCGTCGTGAAGCGCGCCTATAACAACGTCATCCGCATGCTGCAAGCCATCAAACGACAAATTGTTCCATGGCAATCCGGTCATCCAAAGC is a window encoding:
- a CDS encoding cupin-like domain-containing protein yields the protein MNKIAFTPETVSSFSQAYPETPNKLRHDLCDHPLLQLPALVDLATRLRSDHVEHNQGDLPIGIAPEDVPTPALDVAETIRSIEESGSWMALKFIENVPEYHDLLIETLAAIEPAVRGKTGAMNKLEGFIFVSSPGAVTPFHFDPEHNILLQIRGNKVLTLFPADDENIVAPQNHEAFAYGEHHRNLEWRDEVSALGNPMSLSPGDALYVPVKMPHWVKNGSEVAISLSVTWRSEWSVAESDARALNALIRKVGISPTTPGRWPASNAGKSLAFRALRKAGVTKLARSLLN